Proteins found in one Nocardia brasiliensis ATCC 700358 genomic segment:
- a CDS encoding TIR domain-containing protein: MTQQGGRARDVFISYSPADERWATWLAWQLESAGYRTLIQAWDFVPGTNFIDFMDRGVRDSAVVLLVLSDNYLQSRYGTMEWQAAFRTDPGKLMPVRIADCQLEGLLATLTYIDLVPVSAADEARRILLERVRHLLAGRAKPPTAPGFPNELGAAQPDRYADEEESGPVASPMSRRTPVAAPAFPGGTPHAEPRTGVSVLHVAGPRFGRGLLAPDEPSTARELQARIWSNVTQSIDRGVPKPDLIVVTGDLTESGKPREVDEALTFLTGLRVLLGLEPDRLVVVPGNHDVSKIACHAYFLNCEARDRKPQPPYFPKLEQYARLFSELYQGLDHLVFDVGQPWTLFPIPELRVVVAGLNSTMAATHLPDDDYGRIGEPQAAWFAERLRPFEENGWLRLGVVRHDPLPGTAASPRDPALLRDVDTLSRLLGGRLNLLLHGPGPGGPHLDRLDGRLPVIPATAPGRDEIIHLTAEGLARYSATSGDAGAPTARLELPWPNAVAALSSHTLPELTGPDEPVDTAPEAPAVLDPHGRLLERLAEVCETRYPDARIRRVESEPPHLIITHQRDEVTAQWRIGAHVGDMTRQVIEDFLGHDPEYGSELVYRGAPPPRSLRDEAASHGLRVRSFTEFQGLLDLDDYLAKQVERLRTDRRYPPDLYVPQRFRMLEHGDQVVQDDLVAELLRLVAADHGRFVLVLGDFGRGKTFALHEVARRITETMPALIPILIELRHLDKTHSVDGLVAAHLANHGEERIDLKALRYMLREGRVVLLFDGFDELVTRISYEFATDHLETLLQAAVGKAKIIVASRTQHFASRAQVLTALGERVGLLQDRHILSVEDFAPAQVHAFLANRYGGDVTRADARMRLITGIQDLLGLAQNPRMLSFIADLDERRLRAAAGAQQTVGAAGLYREILESWLAYETDRTASAAGSLPGLRLHELWLAVTAFALRIWETGEPYLRLSELTEVAQSLVEMTGSNRMSVQQSAHAIGSGSLLVRTEDNLFGFIHSSVTEWLVANHIAEQFAAGVTAPPQLSHVPLSQLSIDFLCDLADVRAARGWAGGVLDDPAADEVAKTNAVRLTTRLRTAPSADLRGAVLAGEDLSYRDMQQVDLTDADLTGARLVGVNLDRAVLRGARLVGARLDEASLVGADLTGADFTRARLARTDLTGTRAPDSRWNRAALLDVIGTPAGTDLHGAAWMPGSVARTEFAPASIGVRHGFHARHGRLPKPLAYSPDGGMLAIGSDDGGVLICDTETGLPLRTLQGHRNRSFAVAFTGTVLISGAADGAVGIWDAVTGESRRILHGHSEWPWPVELNRAGTLLATGDAQGMLRLWALPSGDLLHECAPEGRRELIYSLAFHDGVLAAAYRDGVVRLWDVETGTQRGEFVGETGSVFRIAFNPAGDVLAVGGANGTVALWDPVRCTLIRALPGHGGRVYTLAFHPRLPLLASGDTDGGLRVWDVDAGVAKYVPTEHNAAIYWLAFDPAGEVLASGDSAGLLCLRDSVTGELRHRITAHAGSIWPFAFRPDGAQLAVTDDQFTTRLWDPATGACRHVLTGHGRQVKSVTFNADGTILAAGGNDGVVRLWDPVTGRLIRRLVGSEDRLLTFETALFSGKQPQQLGVVGNDGRLSLLNLDTGDFQRHINIEAAPVWAIAFDPTDQYVATANDDDTVIIWTRTTGALHMVCGEHRGRVRSIAFNADGSLMATGCDDSVVRLWDVDSGRLLRELHGHGDRVYAVAFQGDRLASVSWDTTARIWDVEAGLSLHELTRHTGRLWSAAVDPRTGLLATAGDDLVIRLWDMATGRHLHTMEGHKRRVWALAFHPSGQLLASGGDDGNAMLWTVPGGDAAPAVRAELLGLPEGWAALAPDGRYKSEGNTAGQFWQVIGMSRFESGELDQYLPEVGRLPSDAPF; this comes from the coding sequence GTGACACAGCAGGGTGGGCGAGCGCGGGACGTATTCATCAGCTATTCCCCGGCGGACGAGCGGTGGGCCACCTGGCTGGCCTGGCAGTTGGAGAGTGCCGGTTATCGCACCCTGATCCAGGCCTGGGACTTCGTGCCGGGCACCAACTTCATCGACTTCATGGACCGCGGCGTGCGCGATTCGGCGGTCGTGCTGCTCGTGCTCTCCGACAACTATCTCCAATCCCGTTACGGGACAATGGAGTGGCAGGCCGCGTTCCGCACCGATCCGGGCAAGTTGATGCCAGTCCGGATCGCGGACTGCCAGCTGGAGGGGCTGCTGGCCACCCTCACCTACATCGATCTGGTGCCTGTTTCGGCCGCTGACGAGGCGCGCCGCATTCTGCTGGAGCGGGTGCGGCATCTGCTCGCGGGCCGGGCGAAACCGCCGACCGCACCGGGCTTTCCGAACGAACTGGGGGCGGCGCAACCGGACCGCTACGCCGACGAGGAGGAGTCGGGCCCGGTCGCGTCGCCGATGAGCCGGCGCACACCCGTTGCGGCCCCGGCCTTTCCGGGCGGCACGCCGCATGCCGAACCACGAACCGGAGTCAGCGTGCTGCATGTCGCCGGCCCGCGCTTCGGCCGGGGCCTGCTCGCGCCGGACGAGCCGAGCACGGCGCGCGAACTGCAGGCTCGGATCTGGTCGAATGTCACCCAGTCGATCGATCGCGGGGTGCCGAAGCCGGATCTGATCGTGGTGACCGGCGATCTCACCGAATCCGGCAAGCCGCGTGAGGTCGACGAGGCGCTGACCTTCCTGACCGGCCTGCGCGTGCTGCTCGGCCTCGAGCCGGACCGGTTGGTCGTGGTGCCGGGCAACCACGACGTGTCCAAGATCGCATGTCATGCCTACTTCCTGAATTGTGAAGCGCGCGACCGGAAACCGCAGCCGCCGTACTTCCCGAAGCTGGAGCAGTACGCGCGCCTGTTCAGCGAGCTGTACCAGGGCCTGGATCATCTGGTGTTCGATGTCGGACAGCCGTGGACGCTGTTCCCGATCCCCGAATTGCGGGTGGTGGTGGCGGGTTTGAACTCCACCATGGCCGCGACCCATCTGCCGGACGACGATTACGGCCGGATCGGGGAGCCGCAGGCCGCGTGGTTCGCCGAGCGGCTACGGCCGTTCGAGGAGAACGGCTGGCTACGGCTCGGGGTGGTCCGGCACGATCCGTTGCCGGGCACGGCGGCCTCGCCGCGCGATCCGGCGTTGCTGCGCGACGTCGACACGCTGTCGCGGCTGCTCGGTGGGCGGCTGAACCTACTGCTGCACGGCCCGGGACCCGGTGGGCCGCATCTGGATCGGCTGGACGGCAGGCTGCCGGTCATTCCCGCCACCGCGCCGGGCCGGGACGAGATCATCCACCTGACCGCCGAAGGGCTGGCCCGCTACAGCGCGACCTCGGGGGACGCGGGCGCGCCGACCGCTCGCCTGGAACTGCCCTGGCCGAACGCCGTCGCGGCGCTGTCCTCGCACACGCTGCCCGAACTGACCGGTCCCGACGAGCCGGTGGACACCGCGCCGGAAGCCCCCGCCGTGCTCGACCCGCACGGCCGGTTGCTCGAGCGGCTGGCCGAGGTGTGCGAAACCCGGTATCCGGACGCGCGGATCCGGCGCGTCGAATCCGAACCGCCGCATCTGATCATCACGCATCAGCGCGACGAGGTGACCGCCCAGTGGCGGATCGGCGCGCACGTCGGCGACATGACCAGGCAGGTGATCGAGGACTTCCTCGGCCATGACCCGGAATACGGCTCCGAGCTGGTGTATCGCGGTGCGCCACCGCCACGTTCGCTGCGCGACGAGGCCGCCAGTCACGGCCTGCGGGTGCGCAGCTTCACCGAATTCCAGGGTCTGCTCGATCTGGACGACTACCTGGCCAAACAGGTGGAGCGGTTGCGCACGGACCGCCGCTATCCGCCGGATCTCTATGTGCCGCAGCGGTTCCGGATGCTCGAGCACGGCGACCAGGTGGTACAGGACGACCTGGTGGCCGAGCTGCTGCGCCTGGTCGCCGCCGATCACGGCCGATTCGTGCTGGTGCTCGGCGATTTCGGGCGCGGCAAGACCTTCGCGCTGCACGAGGTGGCGCGCCGGATCACCGAGACGATGCCCGCGCTGATCCCGATCCTGATCGAACTGCGGCATCTGGACAAGACACACTCGGTGGACGGGCTGGTCGCCGCACACCTGGCCAACCACGGCGAAGAGCGGATCGATCTGAAAGCCTTGCGCTACATGCTGCGTGAGGGCCGGGTGGTGCTGCTGTTCGACGGCTTCGACGAACTCGTCACCCGGATCAGCTACGAATTCGCCACCGACCATCTGGAAACGCTGCTGCAAGCCGCGGTCGGCAAGGCGAAAATCATTGTGGCGAGCCGTACTCAGCACTTCGCCTCGCGCGCTCAGGTGCTGACCGCGCTGGGGGAGCGGGTGGGGCTGCTGCAGGATCGTCACATCCTGTCCGTCGAGGATTTCGCGCCCGCGCAGGTGCACGCCTTCCTGGCCAACCGTTACGGCGGGGACGTGACCCGGGCCGATGCCAGGATGCGGTTGATCACCGGTATTCAGGACCTGCTCGGTTTGGCGCAGAACCCGCGCATGCTCAGCTTCATCGCCGATCTGGACGAGCGCCGCCTGCGGGCGGCCGCGGGCGCCCAGCAGACCGTGGGCGCGGCCGGGCTGTATCGGGAGATCCTCGAATCCTGGTTGGCTTACGAGACCGATCGCACGGCGAGCGCCGCGGGTTCGCTACCCGGGCTGCGGCTGCACGAATTGTGGCTGGCCGTCACGGCATTCGCGCTGCGCATCTGGGAGACCGGCGAGCCGTATCTGCGTCTCTCCGAATTGACCGAGGTCGCACAGAGTCTGGTGGAGATGACCGGCTCGAATCGGATGTCGGTGCAGCAGTCCGCGCACGCCATCGGTTCCGGCAGCCTGCTGGTGCGCACCGAGGACAACCTGTTCGGGTTCATCCACTCCTCGGTCACCGAGTGGCTGGTCGCGAACCACATCGCCGAGCAGTTCGCCGCGGGTGTGACCGCGCCGCCCCAGCTTTCGCATGTGCCGCTCTCGCAGCTGTCCATCGACTTCCTCTGCGACCTCGCCGACGTCCGGGCCGCGCGTGGCTGGGCAGGCGGTGTACTCGACGACCCGGCCGCCGACGAGGTGGCCAAGACCAACGCGGTCCGGCTCACCACCCGGCTGCGCACCGCGCCCTCGGCGGATCTGCGCGGCGCGGTGCTGGCCGGTGAGGATCTGTCGTATCGCGATATGCAGCAGGTCGATCTGACCGACGCCGACCTGACCGGAGCCCGGTTGGTCGGGGTGAATCTGGACCGGGCCGTGCTGCGCGGCGCCCGGCTGGTCGGCGCGCGGCTGGACGAGGCGAGCCTGGTCGGCGCGGACCTGACCGGTGCCGACTTCACCAGGGCGCGATTGGCTCGCACCGATCTGACCGGAACTCGCGCGCCGGACAGCCGCTGGAATCGCGCCGCCCTGCTGGATGTGATCGGTACGCCCGCGGGGACCGATCTGCACGGCGCGGCCTGGATGCCCGGGTCGGTCGCGCGGACCGAATTCGCCCCCGCCTCGATCGGCGTGCGGCACGGCTTTCACGCCCGGCACGGGCGATTGCCGAAACCGTTGGCCTACAGCCCTGACGGCGGCATGCTCGCCATCGGCAGCGACGACGGCGGCGTACTGATCTGCGACACCGAGACCGGCCTGCCGTTGCGCACGCTGCAGGGCCATCGGAATCGTTCGTTCGCGGTGGCGTTCACCGGCACGGTGCTGATCAGCGGCGCCGCCGACGGCGCGGTCGGCATCTGGGACGCGGTCACCGGCGAGTCGCGCCGGATCCTGCACGGGCACAGCGAATGGCCGTGGCCGGTCGAGCTGAACCGCGCGGGCACCCTGCTCGCCACCGGCGACGCACAGGGCATGCTGCGGCTCTGGGCGCTGCCCAGCGGCGACCTGCTGCACGAGTGCGCGCCCGAGGGCCGCCGGGAGCTGATCTACAGCTTGGCTTTTCACGACGGCGTGCTCGCCGCCGCGTATCGCGACGGGGTGGTCCGGCTCTGGGATGTCGAGACCGGTACGCAGCGCGGCGAATTCGTCGGCGAGACGGGCTCGGTCTTCCGGATCGCATTCAACCCCGCCGGTGACGTGCTCGCGGTCGGTGGGGCGAACGGCACCGTCGCGCTGTGGGATCCGGTGCGGTGCACGTTGATTCGTGCGCTGCCCGGTCACGGCGGCCGCGTCTACACGCTGGCTTTCCATCCGCGCCTGCCGCTGCTGGCCAGCGGCGATACCGACGGTGGGCTACGCGTCTGGGACGTGGACGCGGGTGTGGCGAAATACGTACCTACCGAGCACAATGCGGCCATCTACTGGCTCGCCTTCGATCCGGCGGGCGAGGTGCTCGCGTCCGGCGACAGCGCGGGCTTGCTCTGCCTGCGCGACAGCGTGACCGGCGAGCTGCGGCATCGGATCACCGCGCACGCCGGATCGATCTGGCCGTTCGCGTTCCGGCCGGACGGCGCGCAACTCGCCGTCACCGACGACCAATTCACCACCCGGCTCTGGGATCCCGCGACCGGTGCGTGCCGGCATGTGCTCACCGGCCACGGCAGGCAGGTCAAATCGGTCACCTTCAACGCGGACGGCACGATCCTGGCGGCGGGTGGTAACGACGGGGTGGTCCGGCTGTGGGATCCGGTGACCGGCAGGCTCATCCGGCGGCTGGTCGGCAGCGAGGACCGGCTGCTCACCTTCGAGACCGCGCTGTTCAGCGGGAAGCAACCGCAGCAGCTCGGCGTGGTCGGCAACGACGGCAGGCTGAGCCTGCTGAATCTGGACACCGGAGATTTCCAGCGGCACATCAATATCGAGGCCGCGCCGGTGTGGGCGATCGCGTTCGATCCCACCGACCAGTACGTGGCCACCGCGAACGACGATGACACGGTAATCATCTGGACGCGGACCACCGGCGCGCTGCACATGGTGTGCGGCGAACATCGCGGGCGGGTGCGGTCGATCGCCTTCAACGCCGACGGCTCGCTGATGGCCACCGGGTGCGACGACTCCGTGGTGCGGCTGTGGGACGTCGACTCGGGCAGGCTGTTGCGCGAGCTGCACGGCCATGGTGATCGGGTGTATGCCGTTGCCTTCCAAGGGGATCGGCTCGCGAGCGTCTCCTGGGACACCACGGCGCGGATCTGGGATGTCGAGGCCGGACTGAGCCTGCACGAGCTGACCCGGCACACGGGACGGCTGTGGTCGGCGGCGGTCGATCCGCGCACCGGTCTGCTGGCGACCGCGGGCGACGATCTCGTGATCCGGTTGTGGGACATGGCGACCGGGCGACATCTGCACACCATGGAGGGGCACAAGCGCCGGGTCTGGGCGTTGGCGTTCCACCCGTCCGGGCAACTGCTGGCCAGCGGCGGCGACGACGGCAACGCGATGCTGTGGACGGTGCCGGGCGGCGACGCCGCGCCCGCTGTCCGGGCGGAACTGCTGGGGCTGCCGGAGGGGTGGGCCGCGCTCGCGCCCGACGGCCGCTACAAGTCCGAGGGCAATACGGCGGGACAGTTCTGGCAGGTGATCGGGATGTCGCGGTTCGAGTCAGGGGAGTTGGACCAGTATCTGCCGGAGGTCGGGCGGCTGCCGTCGGACGCGCCGTTCTGA
- a CDS encoding SLC13 family permease: MAVVPEQVDSPERNIPPHPPAAAQRPRWGLSVLDWVRIALLVAGVLCVLTGLLPRAEAADNMRRIGPLLLFLGSVIVLAELTRQAKVFDVIAHRLAILGRGYYPALFGLCVLFASATTILLNLDTTAVLITPVMLALAAPARIPPLPLAMTTLWLANTASLLLPVSNLTNLLAADRVALTATEFATKMWAPQLVSIAATMLCLWLWYWRRGRRDTDRYLPPEPVRPANAKERALLYTTAGACLLFIFAIPFVGDRIGIAATIAAAIAVLAFAVFDRRSLRWSLIPWQLLVFVVGLFLVVPTLGRLGLSDLMHTLIGDDSGAAGAFRAAGAGAALSNIANNLPAYTAGEAVVPAANHDQLLALLIGTNIGPVVTPWASLATLLCLEFCRTHNVRVPMLRFVLTGFGLALLGTVGAVAALLVTG; the protein is encoded by the coding sequence ATGGCAGTCGTGCCCGAACAGGTCGACTCCCCCGAGCGCAACATCCCGCCGCACCCGCCGGCGGCCGCCCAGCGGCCCCGCTGGGGCCTCAGCGTGCTGGATTGGGTCCGGATCGCGCTGCTCGTCGCCGGTGTGCTCTGCGTGCTGACCGGACTGCTGCCCAGGGCCGAAGCCGCGGACAACATGCGCCGGATCGGTCCGCTGCTGTTGTTTCTCGGCAGCGTGATCGTGCTGGCCGAGCTCACCCGGCAGGCCAAGGTGTTCGATGTGATCGCGCACCGGCTCGCCATTCTCGGGCGCGGTTATTATCCGGCGCTGTTCGGGCTGTGCGTCCTGTTCGCCTCGGCCACCACGATCCTGCTCAATCTCGACACGACCGCCGTGCTGATCACTCCGGTGATGCTCGCGCTGGCCGCGCCCGCCCGCATCCCGCCGCTCCCGCTGGCCATGACCACGCTCTGGCTCGCCAACACGGCCAGCCTGCTGCTGCCGGTCTCCAATCTCACCAACCTGCTCGCCGCCGATCGAGTCGCGCTGACCGCGACCGAGTTCGCCACGAAAATGTGGGCGCCCCAGCTGGTTTCGATCGCGGCGACGATGCTCTGCCTGTGGCTGTGGTACTGGCGGCGGGGCAGGCGCGACACCGACCGGTACCTGCCGCCCGAACCGGTGCGCCCCGCGAACGCGAAAGAGCGTGCGCTGCTGTACACCACGGCGGGCGCCTGCTTGCTCTTCATCTTCGCGATCCCGTTCGTCGGCGATCGCATCGGGATCGCCGCGACCATCGCCGCCGCCATCGCGGTGCTGGCGTTCGCGGTGTTCGACCGCCGATCCCTGCGCTGGTCGCTGATTCCTTGGCAGCTGCTGGTTTTCGTCGTCGGCCTGTTCCTGGTGGTGCCCACCCTCGGCAGGCTCGGGCTCTCGGATCTGATGCACACCTTGATCGGTGACGACTCGGGCGCGGCAGGCGCGTTCCGCGCGGCAGGCGCGGGCGCGGCGCTATCGAATATCGCCAACAACCTGCCCGCCTACACCGCGGGCGAGGCGGTGGTGCCGGCCGCGAATCACGATCAACTGCTGGCCCTGCTCATCGGCACCAACATCGGGCCGGTGGTGACGCCGTGGGCGTCCCTGGCCACCCTGCTCTGCCTGGAGTTCTGCCGCACGCACAACGTGCGCGTCCCGATGCTGCGCTTCGTGCTCACCGGATTCGGGCTCGCGCTGCTCGGTACCGTCGGCGCGGTCGCGGCACTGCTCGTCACCGGATGA
- a CDS encoding inositol monophosphatase family protein produces MRTGDVMHQVLPGTLLDVAADVAVTAAVEAGRAIRDGLLGALTVSTKDASGDVVTDLDLRAERIILGHIRRVFPQHRILAEESGVLDSGDDAWCWVVDPLDGTNNIAIGLPVCTVGIALCHNGTPVVGVVHEPIADRTWTAVRGRGATGPNGPLVPTAAQPSAAPVLAWLQGYPVTRTDSTARALRLTLESSSRRLIQLWSPLLCWVMLSSGDIDGFVGYRAGLVDLPAGALLARESGMHITDFEGAALDERLDLPTGEVDFIAGKPAVLPELTLLVKSASAVRVTGLPGPG; encoded by the coding sequence ATGCGAACAGGCGACGTGATGCATCAGGTGCTGCCCGGCACGCTGCTGGACGTGGCCGCGGATGTCGCGGTCACTGCCGCGGTCGAAGCGGGCCGGGCGATCCGGGACGGTCTGCTCGGGGCGCTGACCGTCAGCACCAAGGACGCCAGCGGTGACGTGGTGACCGACCTGGACCTGCGAGCCGAGCGGATCATCCTCGGCCACATCCGGCGCGTGTTCCCGCAGCATCGCATCCTCGCCGAGGAATCCGGGGTGCTCGACAGCGGCGACGATGCCTGGTGCTGGGTGGTCGATCCGCTGGACGGGACCAACAACATCGCGATCGGGCTGCCCGTATGCACGGTCGGTATCGCGCTGTGCCACAACGGGACTCCGGTCGTCGGGGTGGTGCACGAGCCGATCGCCGACCGCACCTGGACGGCGGTGCGCGGGCGCGGCGCCACCGGACCGAACGGGCCGCTCGTGCCGACGGCGGCCCAGCCCAGCGCGGCTCCGGTGCTCGCGTGGCTCCAGGGTTATCCCGTCACCCGCACCGATTCGACCGCTCGCGCGCTGCGGCTGACGTTGGAATCGTCCTCGCGCCGACTGATCCAACTCTGGTCACCGCTGCTGTGCTGGGTCATGTTGAGCAGCGGCGATATCGACGGTTTCGTCGGCTATCGGGCCGGACTGGTCGATCTCCCCGCCGGTGCGCTGCTCGCCCGCGAATCAGGGATGCACATCACCGATTTCGAGGGTGCGGCGCTCGACGAGCGCCTGGACCTGCCGACGGGCGAGGTGGATTTCATCGCAGGCAAGCCTGCGGTGCTGCCCGAGCTGACCCTGCTGGTGAAATCGGCGAGTGCGGTACGGGTGACGGGCCTGCCCGGGCCGGGATAG
- a CDS encoding YciI family protein: protein MKKFLVLAMRTPRFDPAVIAPHKQFLKDLGAQLVESAKFGDGTGGAYFVHAENLDAAKALAFADPVHTTGSSDVTVYEWEPTTPV from the coding sequence GTGAAGAAGTTCCTCGTGCTGGCGATGCGCACACCGCGCTTCGACCCGGCCGTGATCGCGCCGCACAAGCAGTTCCTGAAAGATCTGGGCGCGCAGCTGGTGGAGAGCGCCAAGTTCGGTGACGGGACCGGCGGCGCGTACTTCGTGCACGCCGAAAACCTCGACGCGGCAAAGGCCCTCGCGTTCGCCGATCCGGTGCACACCACCGGGTCCTCGGACGTCACCGTCTACGAGTGGGAACCCACGACGCCCGTGTAA
- the nusB gene encoding transcription antitermination factor NusB: MAEQPLDKKSTFKKLGTRHKARRRAVDLLFEAEARDVDPADLLDERTELATRDQAVAPVHAYTHTLVEGVADDLDRVDGTIESYLKDWELSRLPAVDRAILRIAVWELFHANDVPPVVAVDEAVELAKELSTDDSPSFVNGVLGQVVLVAPQVRAAAAATRAPRPEPEA, from the coding sequence GTGGCTGAACAGCCGTTGGACAAGAAGTCCACGTTCAAGAAGCTCGGCACGCGGCACAAGGCGCGGCGCCGGGCCGTCGACCTGCTCTTCGAGGCAGAGGCGCGCGACGTGGACCCGGCCGACCTGCTCGACGAGCGGACCGAGCTGGCGACGCGCGACCAGGCGGTCGCGCCGGTGCACGCCTACACCCACACGCTGGTCGAGGGCGTCGCCGACGACCTCGACCGGGTGGACGGCACCATCGAGTCCTATCTGAAGGATTGGGAGCTGTCCCGGCTGCCCGCCGTGGATCGCGCCATCCTGCGTATCGCGGTGTGGGAGTTGTTCCACGCCAACGATGTTCCGCCGGTCGTCGCGGTGGACGAGGCGGTGGAGCTGGCCAAGGAGCTGTCCACCGACGACTCCCCGTCGTTCGTCAACGGCGTGCTCGGCCAGGTGGTGCTGGTCGCGCCGCAGGTGCGCGCCGCCGCGGCGGCGACCCGCGCGCCGCGGCCGGAGCCCGAGGCGTGA
- the efp gene encoding elongation factor P: MADTSDFKNGLVLKIDGQLQQIVEFQHVKPGKGPAFVRTKLKNVLSGKVVDKTFNAGVKVETATVDRRDMTYLYHDGSDYVFMDGDTFDQISISEQTIGPGARFLLENMTVQVATHEGAPLYVELPVTVELEVQHTDIGLQGDRSTGGTKPATLETGAEVQVPLFINTGDKLRIDSRDGSYLGRVNA; encoded by the coding sequence GTGGCGGACACCAGCGACTTCAAGAACGGCCTTGTGCTGAAGATCGACGGTCAGCTTCAGCAGATCGTCGAATTCCAGCACGTCAAGCCGGGCAAGGGCCCCGCCTTCGTGCGGACCAAGCTGAAGAACGTGCTGTCCGGCAAGGTCGTCGACAAGACCTTCAACGCCGGCGTCAAGGTGGAGACCGCCACGGTCGACCGGCGGGACATGACCTACCTGTACCACGACGGTTCGGACTACGTCTTCATGGACGGCGACACCTTCGACCAGATCTCCATCTCCGAGCAGACCATCGGCCCCGGCGCCCGGTTCCTGCTGGAGAACATGACCGTGCAGGTTGCCACGCACGAGGGCGCCCCGCTCTACGTCGAGCTCCCGGTGACGGTCGAGCTCGAGGTGCAGCACACCGATATCGGCCTGCAGGGCGACCGCTCCACCGGCGGCACCAAGCCGGCCACCCTGGAGACCGGCGCCGAGGTGCAGGTCCCGCTGTTCATCAACACCGGCGACAAGCTGCGCATCGACTCGCGCGACGGCAGCTACCTCGGCCGAGTCAACGCCTGA